Proteins encoded in a region of the Limnothrix sp. FACHB-406 genome:
- the gatA gene encoding Asp-tRNA(Asn)/Glu-tRNA(Gln) amidotransferase subunit GatA has product MASIRELHQQLVRKERSAVEIAREALDHIAQTEPRVKSFLTLTADLALEQAQRVDAKIAAGESIGPLAGIPIAIKDNMCTRGIRTTCASKMLDNFVPPYESTVTQKLFDAGAVMVGKTNLDEFAMGSSTENSAFQVTANPWDLERVPGGSSGGSAAAVAAGQCLASIGSDTGGSIRQPAAFCGVVGLKPTYGLVSRYGLVAFASSLDQVGPFGRSVEDTALLLGTIAGYDPKDSTSLNVPIPNYAKSLLPDFRPKSKLKVGVIQETFGAGLDAEVEKAVEDALKVLQELGAEIEVVSCPRFRYGLPTYYIIAPSEASANLARYDGVKYGFRAPGENLLEMYEKTRAAGFGSEVKRRIAIGTYALSAGYYDAYYLRAQKVRTLIKQDFERAFARVDVLISPTAPTTAFKAGEKTDDPVSMYLSDLMTIPVNLAGLPALSLPCGFDRNGMPIGMQIIGDVLREDLVLEVAHAYEQATHWHVKRPEIAPD; this is encoded by the coding sequence ATGGCATCCATCCGCGAGCTACACCAACAACTCGTTCGCAAAGAGCGCTCGGCCGTCGAGATCGCCCGCGAAGCGCTTGACCACATTGCCCAGACCGAGCCACGGGTGAAGAGTTTCTTGACCCTCACGGCTGATTTGGCCCTGGAGCAAGCCCAGCGTGTGGATGCCAAAATTGCAGCGGGCGAGTCGATCGGCCCCCTAGCTGGCATCCCGATCGCCATCAAAGACAACATGTGTACGCGCGGCATTCGCACCACCTGCGCGTCCAAAATGTTGGATAACTTTGTGCCGCCCTACGAATCCACCGTGACCCAAAAGCTCTTCGATGCGGGAGCGGTGATGGTCGGCAAGACCAATCTGGACGAGTTTGCCATGGGCAGCTCCACGGAAAACTCCGCTTTTCAAGTGACGGCGAACCCCTGGGACTTGGAGCGCGTGCCCGGTGGTTCCTCCGGTGGGTCGGCGGCGGCCGTCGCAGCAGGTCAATGCCTGGCCTCGATCGGTTCTGATACCGGTGGCTCCATCCGTCAGCCCGCTGCCTTCTGTGGCGTGGTTGGCCTGAAACCCACCTATGGTCTGGTGTCCCGCTATGGGCTGGTGGCCTTTGCTTCTTCGCTGGATCAAGTCGGGCCCTTTGGGCGATCGGTGGAAGATACGGCCCTGCTCCTGGGGACGATCGCGGGTTATGACCCCAAAGATTCCACCAGTTTGAATGTGCCGATTCCCAACTATGCCAAAAGCCTGCTTCCGGATTTCCGCCCCAAGAGCAAGCTAAAGGTAGGGGTGATTCAAGAAACCTTCGGTGCTGGCCTGGACGCGGAAGTGGAAAAGGCCGTTGAAGATGCCCTGAAGGTGCTTCAGGAGCTGGGTGCTGAAATTGAGGTGGTCTCCTGCCCCCGATTCCGCTACGGGCTGCCAACCTACTACATCATTGCGCCGTCGGAAGCTTCAGCGAACCTGGCGCGTTATGACGGGGTGAAGTATGGTTTCCGGGCCCCCGGCGAGAACCTGCTCGAGATGTATGAAAAGACCCGCGCCGCCGGATTTGGCTCCGAGGTCAAACGACGGATTGCGATCGGGACCTATGCCCTGTCAGCGGGTTACTACGATGCCTATTACCTGCGGGCCCAAAAGGTGCGCACCCTGATTAAGCAAGACTTTGAGCGAGCTTTTGCAAGGGTGGATGTGCTGATTTCGCCCACGGCCCCAACCACGGCCTTCAAGGCGGGTGAAAAGACTGATGATCCGGTGTCCATGTACCTGTCGGATTTGATGACAATTCCGGTGAACTTGGCCGGCTTGCCTGCCCTGAGCTTGCCCTGTGGCTTTGATCGCAACGGGATGCCGATCGGGATGCAAATCATTGGCGATGTGCTGCGGGAAGATTTGGTGCTGGAAGTGGCCCATGCTTATGAACAGGCAACTCACTGGCATGTGAAACGACCGGAGATCGCCCCCGACTAA
- a CDS encoding pentapeptide repeat-containing protein, with amino-acid sequence MTDNPRLALIERIATARREWRWANSELVHLEKGVNAWNHWRSRQSEAKPDLSGIDLRGVDLKGVNLSHAKLIRADLSGADLTGANLTGADLGQANLTRANLQGAILVDTDLIWAKLVETNLRKADLRRSKPIEAEFIGADLSEASLADAKLSRASFMDAVLCRTDFSRSKLLEANFSDAILAQCSFADAILIGADLWRAQLTGANLTSATLTGAKLNKADFTRANLSSADLTEVEARGARFMGTVLTGACIQGWEIDSETSLSDAVCDYLYLTRGDRLPEGTRSFMPGEFEQTVRNELMAIEWTFPQGIDWSAFVSACQSVSAVNPDLQLGLQSFEQRASGELVVRLDATGARDRAAVFQQLRTAYQAALPSPKPSAKGAPPEQEPSCHSLWAIAQTLSRVQHLPMVP; translated from the coding sequence TAATTCTGAGCTGGTGCATTTGGAAAAAGGGGTGAACGCTTGGAACCACTGGCGCTCTCGTCAGTCGGAGGCGAAACCCGACCTCAGTGGCATTGATCTGCGCGGTGTGGATCTCAAGGGGGTGAACCTGAGCCATGCCAAGCTAATTCGGGCAGATCTCTCGGGGGCAGACTTAACCGGGGCCAACCTGACCGGGGCGGATTTGGGCCAAGCAAACTTGACCCGGGCCAATTTGCAGGGAGCGATCTTGGTCGATACGGATTTGATTTGGGCCAAGTTGGTGGAAACCAATTTGCGCAAGGCTGATTTGCGGCGATCGAAGCCGATCGAAGCGGAATTTATCGGGGCTGACCTCAGCGAAGCGAGCTTGGCCGATGCCAAACTCAGCCGCGCCAGTTTTATGGATGCGGTGCTTTGTCGGACGGATTTCAGTCGATCAAAGTTGCTGGAAGCCAACTTTAGCGATGCCATCTTGGCCCAGTGCAGTTTTGCCGATGCCATTTTGATTGGGGCGGATCTGTGGCGTGCCCAGTTAACCGGCGCGAATCTGACCAGTGCGACCTTGACGGGAGCCAAGCTGAATAAGGCTGATTTCACCCGAGCGAATCTGTCTTCGGCGGATTTGACGGAGGTGGAAGCAAGGGGCGCAAGGTTCATGGGAACGGTGCTGACGGGGGCTTGCATCCAAGGCTGGGAAATTGATTCTGAAACGTCCCTCAGTGACGCGGTTTGCGATTATCTGTACCTGACGAGGGGCGATCGCCTGCCGGAAGGAACCCGATCGTTCATGCCCGGCGAATTTGAGCAAACGGTTCGCAACGAGCTGATGGCGATCGAGTGGACTTTCCCCCAGGGAATTGACTGGTCTGCTTTTGTGAGTGCCTGTCAATCCGTGAGTGCGGTGAATCCCGACTTACAGTTGGGCTTACAGTCTTTTGAGCAGCGGGCCAGCGGAGAGCTGGTTGTGCGGCTGGATGCCACGGGGGCGCGCGATCGGGCGGCGGTGTTCCAGCAACTGCGCACGGCCTATCAAGCGGCCCTGCCTTCTCCCAAGCCTTCCGCCAAGGGAGCACCCCCGGAACAGGAACCCAGTTGCCATAGCCTTTGGGCGATCGCTCAAACCCTGTCGCGGGTGCAGCATCTGCCCATGGTTCCCTAG